The proteins below are encoded in one region of Aspergillus nidulans FGSC A4 chromosome III:
- a CDS encoding uncharacterized protein (transcript_id=CADANIAT00005677) — protein MSGEANASTGLAAKIDKKRKREAEESSSSKQSKPNAQNQATGDGSSEGPKNKKRKSGKGRKDKKDKNDKNDKPKAVRGEPLEKERKGISVNEAIGKMDGRLLADHFVQKAKRHNKELTAVELSDLSVPESAFLDTSSFTSSRNLEKLPDFLKAFSPKGVNLSDSSEQKGTPHTIVVSPAGLRAADVVRALRMFQTKESPIGKLFAKHIKLEEAKQFLERARMGIGAGTPARISDLINSGSLKLDELKRIVIDGSYVDQKQRGIFDMKETHLPLLQLLTRSELRERYGAKEKKIEILVF, from the exons ATGTCCGGAGAAGCAAACGCCTCAACTGGCCTCGCAGCCAAGATcgacaagaagcgcaagagggAGGCCGAAGAATCCTCTAGCTccaagcagagcaagcccAATGCTCAGAATCAGGCTACAGGCGACGGTTCGTCCGAGGGtcccaagaacaagaagcggAAAAGCGGAAAGGGCaggaaggacaagaaagacaagaacgaCAAGAACGACAAACCGAAAGCTGTCAGGGGGGAGCCactggagaaggagcgtAAAGGAATCTCTGTCAATGAGGCTATTGGGAAAATGGACGGCCGGCTGCTTGCCGACCATTTTGTTCAGAAGGCCAAACGACATAATAAAGAGCTCACAGCTGTTGAGTTGAGTGATCTTAGTGTTCCGGAGTCGGCTTTCCTTGATACATCGTCATTTACGTCTTCGAGGAATCTGGAAAAGCTTCCTGATTTTTTGAAGGCATTTAGTCCCAAGGGCGTCAACCTCTCAGACTCTTCAGAGCAAAAGGGTACCCCGCACACTATTGTTGTTTCCCCTGCTGGTCTTCGTGCGGCGGATGTGGTCAG GGCCCTCCGAATGTTCCAAACAAAAGAGTCTCCAATCGGCAAATTGTTTGCAAAACACATCAAGTTAGAGGAAGCCAAGCAATTCCTCGAGCGGGCGCG AATGGGAATTGGGGCTGGAACTCCTGCTCGTATTTCTGACCTGATTAACTCAG GATCCCTGAAGCTGGATGAACTGAAACGTATTGTTATCGACGGCTCATACGTTGACCAGAAGCAAAGGGGGATATTCGACATGAAAGAGACACATCTCCCTCTTTTACAGCTGCTTACTCGATCGGAATTGCGTGAGCGGTACGGAgcgaaagaaaagaagattgAAATCCTCGTGTTTTGA
- a CDS encoding coiled-coil-helix-coiled-coil-helix domain-containing protein (transcript_id=CADANIAT00005673), giving the protein MPRQRRGAAPTPARSAPTRPTAAPAQPAHSPYGQQHQPHSTAAHPPTATQAPAAPAPVQQSSGPGLFGQMASTAAGVAVGSSIGHAIGGLFSGGGSSAPAEAQQAPPAQAQPMDNGLWQGSATNSSWENPACATDVQNFRKCMDENQGNMSICGWYLDQLKACQAAAKPY; this is encoded by the exons ATGCCTCGTCAACGCCGTGGTGCCGCTCCTACCCCTGCGCGCAGCGCTCCCACTCGTCCTACTGCCGCTCCCGCCCAGCCGGCTCACTCGCCATAcggccagcagcaccagcctcaCTCAACCGCTGCCCACCCTCCCACTGCCACCCAggctcctgcagctcctgctcccgTCCAGCAAAGCTCTGGCCCTGGTCTTTTCGGGCAGATGGCTTCCACAGCTGC TGGTGTAGCAGTCGGTTCCTCCATCGGCCACGCCATCGGTggtctcttctccggcgGCGGCTCTAGCGCCCCTGCCGAGGCTCAGCAGGCTCCCCCTGCTCAGGCTCAGCCCATGGACAACGGTCTATGGCAAGGTAGCGCGACTAACAGCTCTTGGGAGAACCCTGCCTGCGCTACGGACGTTCAGAACTTCCGCAAGTGCATGGATGAGAACCAGGGCAACATGTCTATTTGCGGGTGGTACCTTGACCAGCTG AAAGCTTGCCAGGCTGCTGCTAAGCCTTACTAA
- a CDS encoding Sas10/Utp3/C1D family protein (transcript_id=CADANIAT00005672) encodes MESADLIPLLERLDDDVDDLEEAIAPILQSTVVETSKKLPVLDKAKFHVMTAYALESLVFSYLRLHGVKATEHPVYRELKRVKQYFDKIKALETEPEQRTMVLDKQAAGRFIKHGLAGNEKLDLQREEQLAKEKARAQLKASLLAKKAGDTTEEPPKDVSSESEIDTDPTSDIASDAKGADLLQEVQSSEAPGASSKKTKKNKAKSSAKDERRKKRRGKEEFKDHNKQRRKKKDDTRKARKAT; translated from the exons ATGGAGTCTGCTGATTTAATACCGCTGCTCGAGCGgctcgatgatgatgtcgatgaCCTCGAGGAGGCTATTGCGCCGATCTTGCAAAGCACCGTTGTCGAAACTTCCAAGAAGCTGCCTGTTCTGGATAAAGCCAAATTTCATGTTATGACTGCTTATGCGTTGGAGTCCTTGGTATTCT CGTACCTACGCCTGCACGGCGTCAAAGCGACCGAGCATCCCGTCTACAGAGAATTGAAAAGAGTGAAGCAGTATTTCGACAAGATAAAGGCATTAGAAACCGAACCCGAGCAGAGGACAATGGTTCTTGATAAGCAGGCGGCTGGACGTTTTATCAAACATGGCCTT GCCGGAAATGAGAAACTTGACTTGCAACGAGAGGAGCAACTAGCGAAAGAAAAGGCACGCGCACAACTCAAGGCATCACTGCTGGCTAAGAAAGCAGGCGACACAACCGAAGAGCCGCCCAAGGATGTTTCAAGTGAATCCGAAATAGATACTGATCCCACATCCGACATCGCGAGCGACGCCAAGGGCGCCGACTTACTACAGGAAGTGCAATCTTCTGAGGCACCTGGAGCTAGCTCCAAGAAaacaaagaagaacaaaGCGAAGTCCAGTGCAAAAGATGAGAGACGTAAGAAGCGTCGCGGCAAGGAAGAATTCAAGGATCACAACAaacagagaaggaagaagaaagatgatACTCGAAAGGCAAGGAAGGCAACCTGA
- a CDS encoding ketopantoate reductase family protein (transcript_id=CADANIAT00005671): MFGARPLLRAAASELCGFRGPVSTQVLIKRPASTWTQDVDEIARESGQSRLSGRIHILGVGNIGTFVAHSLASRPSPPPITLLMHNPEVYQTFQKRKQTLAINSLGLDDNKTGFDVNVFSDGTWRSVPYVNTKEEQIECLVVSVKAPATVSALESVRHRLTPKSTVLFIQNGMGIIDAVNERVFPDPGQRPHYMLGIISHGLAQRSGRFHVTHTGVGTTILGPVPSQNSGRSSSLDKASDWAPSTKYLLRTLTLTPPLVAVAEPPSSIMLYQLEKLAMNSVINPLTALMDCRNGELLYNYSFTRVMRLLLLEISNVICSLPELQGIPGVESRFSPERLRWMVTQLASKTAKNHSSMLQDIRANRTTEIEFLNGYIVRKGEELGIKCVVNYTMKHLVLAKQRESRRQESSMIPIDIPDEPRDSKL; encoded by the exons ATGTTCGGAGCCCGTCCGCTCTTGCGAGCAGCGGCCTCAGAACTATGCGGCTTCAGAGGGCCTGTATCTACGCAGGTATTAATTAAACGACCGGCATCAACATGGACACAAGACGTCGATGAGATAGCGAGGGAAAGTGGACAATCTCGACTATCTGGGCGCATTCATATTCTCGGAGTCGGAAACATTGGCACTTTTGTCGCTCACTCGCTCGCAAGTCGGCCATCTCCACCGCCTATCACGCTTCTTATGCACAATCCAGAAGTCTACCAAACGTTCCAGAAACGGAAGCAGACTTTGGCCATCAATAGCCTTGGACTAGACGATAACAAAACTGGGTTTGACGTCAATGTCTTCTCTGATGGAACCTGGCGCTCAGTACCATATGTGAACACGAAGGAAGAA CAAATTGAGTGCTTAGTAGTCTCCGTCAAAGCACCTGCGACTGTATCTGCTTTGGAGAGTGTCCGTCACCGATTGACGCCCAAGTCCACTGTGTTGTTCATCCAGAACGGCATGGGGATCATTGACGCGGTCAACGAACGAGTTTTTCCGGATCCTGGACAGCGTCCGCATTACATGCTTGGTATCATCAGTCACGGTCTTGCTCAACGGAGTGGCAGGTTTCACGTCACACACACCGGTGTGGGCACAACGATTCTGGGTCCTGTCCCTTCACAAAACTCTGGCAGGTCATCGTCACTCGACAAGGCTTCGGATTGGGCTCCTAGCACCAAATATCTACTGCGCACATTGACCCTCACGCCGCCTctggttgctgttgcagaaCCCCCCTCCTCCATTATGCTGTaccagctggagaagctggcgatGAACTCCGTAATCAATCCATTGACTGCTCTGATGGACTGTCGAAATGGAGAGCTTTTGTATAATTATAGCTTCACACGTGTGATGAGATTACTCCTACTTGAAATCTCAAACGTGATCTGCAGTCTACCGGAACTACAAGGTATACCTGGAGTCGAGAGCCGTTTCTCTCCGGAGCGTTTGCGCTGGATGGTAACGCAACTTGCCAGCAAAACAGCGAAAAACCATAGTTCCATGTTACAGGATATACGAGCTAACAGAACGACCGAGATCGAGTTTCTGAACGGATACATTGTGCGAAAGGGCGAGGAACTTGGCATCAAATGCGTGGTGAATTACACCATGAAACACCTGGTTCTTGCAAAACAGCGAGAATCTCGACGACAGGAATCCAGCATGATTCCCATTGACATCCCTGACGAGCCCAGGGACAGCAAACTTTGA
- a CDS encoding fungal specific transcription factor domain-containing protein (transcript_id=CADANIAT00005678), with translation MATRTSNSDARPRSQSGQGPSSLVRGVIDSEAQKMRCSRSQQRKQKSNPRRSEVLQNTSSHEVEHPNRRLKGANDPKLSRRQRNMKNLMMLNRLETNIGRLETRLLELGLDLDREGSVQSPRQLAVSDKPRSPSSLSIPGSENIVEEGLWRCGPCPEATLEDSGVPRTFPSMDREDDVPQNPEVNKSPFLDDFNGLLIPRCIMGGPADRKIPVLSREGLQWMNQKAGMTPRISSGIHSNATSFGILGDDFPKAFCPLPSKEEAESLLYQYLQNFNCLCPLFEQAKLTSLFNEDNLNTALRVPSCWASVNVVFALGIAFRVKDTRSVVYPGAPRDDRSWEVERGHYTILRRYATSEKNILDCVLAR, from the exons ATGGCGACAAGGACGAGCAACAGCGATGCCAGACCCCGCTCTCAGTCGGGCCAGGGCCCATCCTCCCTGGTGCGGGGTGTTATTGATTCAGAAGCTCAGAAAATGCGATGTTCGAGAAGTCAGCAGAGAAAGCAA AAAAGCAATCCACGCCGATCTGAGGTATTGCAAAATACGAGCAGCCATGAAGTAGAGCATCCGAACAGAAGACTGAAGGGTGCAAATGATCCGAAGTTGTCTAGGCGTCAAAGAAACATGAAGAA CCTTATGATGCTCAATCGATTGGAAACTAACATAGGGCGACTGGAGACCCGCTTACTGGAACTGGGGTTGGACTTAGACAGGGAGGGAAGTGTGCAGTCTCCGCGGCAACTAGCAGTGTCTGACAAGCCACGTTCACCTTCATCGCTTTCTATTCCCGGGTCTGAAAACATAGTGGAAGAAGGTCTATGGCGTTGTGGGCCGTGTCCTGAGGCGACCCTCGAGGACTCGGGAGTGCCACGCACCTTCCCATCTATGGATCGAGAAGATGACGTGCCCCAAAACCCTGAAGTGAATAAGAGCCCTTTTCTTGATGACTTTAACGGCCTTCTAATTCCAAGGTGCATAATGGGTGGTCCAGCTGATAGGA AAATTCCGGTTCTATCGCGTGAAGGCTTGCAGTGGATGAACCAGAAGGCTGGCATGACCCCTAGGATATCGTCCGGGATCCATAGCAATGCGACGTCGTTTGGAATATTGGGTGATGACTTCCCAAAGGCTTTCTGCCCGCTTCCATCgaaagaggaagcagaaTCGCTCCTGTATCAGTACTTACAGAACTTCAACTGCCTGTGCCCTCTATTTGAGCAGGCAAAGCTTACCTCTCTTTTCAATGAAGATAACCTGAACACTGCCCTTCGAGTTCCTTCTTGCTGGGCTAGTGTTAATGTTGTGTTCGCTTTGGGGATCGCATTTCGTGTCAAAGATA CCAGATCTGTGGTCTATCCAGGCGCTCCTAGGGATG ATCGGTCTTGGGAGGTTGAACGAGGACATTACACTATCCTCCGAAGATATGCAACATCGGAGAAGAATATTTTGGATTGCGTATTGGCTAGATAG
- a CDS encoding uncharacterized protein (transcript_id=CADANIAT00005676), giving the protein MPDSSNTRGAYEAAPPAAGDAAFTRISRIPVPARYPSTPGRKKVGPTTPRSASQWGTPGNRGAPSTPYGVRAMQRRAANTPGRERRKSGRVQRETVFDVLRNLSRALAPESQPIRSSPQPPPEPEPEPEIDEIDALDKEPDPERPRLSLPLEDVEEEDDDGSPEIRPPRMSLALGDDDMLHDDITHDDMTHTSIEYPRRATLDRDRNRLSMVSAGGPRLSENFGDATGLESDSDVGGNTSVMPDGEQDETIISHGAFDRGGETEDLGRFNFDLNFPSPAAQPDDLDADEPINDDEGFELPAIDLESEHGPDADPGSDDDEVGGTTGGFGLELYSPERVSMSESPGLVGGGLREEDTVVHGSKQKKLSRHGIPVPTLPAGVVKKLATRFARARAGPKAKISKSTLAAIEQASSWYLEQASEDLEAYSKHAGRKTIDEADVTALMRR; this is encoded by the exons ATGCCAGACTCCTCAAATACTCGTGGGGCCTACGAAGCGGCGCCTCCTGCAGCCGGTGATGCTGCATTCACCCGG ATATCACGAATTCCGGTTCCCGCGCGCTACCCTTCGACACCGGGACGAAAGAAGGTGGGGCCAACAACTCCTAGATCGGCTTCTCAATGGGGGACGCCTGGGAATAGAGGTGCTCCGTCGACACCCTATGGGGTTCGTGCAATGCAACGGCGTGCAGCGAATACTCCAGGCCGTGAGCGCCGAAAGAGCGGACGAGTTCAGCGCGAAACAGTCTTTGATGTCCTTCGAAACCTAAGCAGAG CTTTGGCCCCCGAATCGCAACCCATACGTTCATCACCGCAGCCGCCGCCTGAACCGGAGCCGGAACCTGAGATCGACGAAATCGATGCACTTGATAAGGAACCTGATCCTGAGAGACCGCGGCTATCATTGCCATTGGAGGAtgtcgaagaggaggacgacgatggaAGCCCTGAGATACGCCCACCGCGGATGTCATTGGCGCTgggtgatgatgatatgCTGCACGATGACATAACGCACGATGATATGACGCACACTTCCATAGAATATCCTCGGAGAGCGACTCTTGATCGCGATCGAAACCGACTGTCTATGGTCAGTGCTGGTGGGCCTCGGCTGAGTGAGAATTTTGGCGATGCTACCGGGCTGGAAAGCGATTCAGACGTTGGCGGGAATACAAGCGTAATGCCGGACGGAGAACAAGATGAAACTATCATCAGTCATGGCGCGTTCGACAGGGG TGGGGAAACGGAAGACCTTGGGCGATTTAACTTTGATCTCAACTTTCCATCACCTGCTGCCCAGCCCGATGATCTGGATGCGGACGAACCCATAAATGATGATGAAGGATTTGAATTACCAGCTATCGACCTTGAATCTGAACATGGCCCTGACGCCGACCCTGGAtcagacgatgatgaggtCGGCGGTACCACCGGGGGCTTCGGCCTGGAGCTATATTCTCCTGAAAGAGTCTCCATGAGCGAAAGCCCTGGGCTTGTTGGAGGAGGTCTACGAGAGGAAGACACCGTTGTTCATGGCTCCAAACAGAAGAAACTCTCGCGGCATGGGATTCCAGTCCCCACCCTACCTGCCGGTGTCGTCAAGAAGTTGGCTACGCGGTTTGCTCGGGCTCGAGCTGGGccaaaggcgaagatcagTAAGAGCACGCTGGCAGCGATTGAGCAAGCATCTTCGTGGTATCTTGAACAAGCCAGCGAGGATCTAGAAGCGTACTCCAAACACGCCGGACGCAAAACCATTGACGAGGCTGATGTAACGGCCTTGATGAGGAGGTGA
- a CDS encoding cytochrome oxidase assembly protein SHY1 (transcript_id=CADANIAT00005675), translated as MRPIFSVAERAVPRVWQHPISSTRIPRTLFKFDSICARCRRQQFQVRFFNGQMGDDPRWLSVVDHPAQIVRTGRKHGPGLIILALIPIISFALGTWQVQRLDWKTKLIAKVEDQLVKDPLPLPPRIDPSVVSEFDYRRVYATGRLRHDQEMLIGPRMREGQDGFIVVTPLERGKGESTVLINRGWISKKMMDQKDRDREALPTGEVTIEGMIREPWKKNMFTPENQPEKGKFYFPDVEQMAGLTGSQPVWIEQTMVQDLLESMNREAKGIPIGRAAEVNLRNNHSQYIFTWYGLSLATSIMLWMIVRKRPTSEAHRRVRQNINW; from the exons ATGCGACCGATCTTCTCGGTCGCTGAACGGGCCGTCCCTCGAGTATGGCAACATCCGATCTCATCCACTCGAATTCCGCGCACATTATTCAAGTTCGATTCAATCTGCGCCAGATGCCGTCGCCAACAATTCCAAgtccgcttcttcaacggGCAGATGGGTGATGATCCCCGCTGGTTATCTGTCGTCGACCACCCCGCACAAATCGTGCGAACTGGCCGCAAACACGGGCCAGGATTGATCATTCTCG CTTTAATCCCAATTATTTCCTTCGCCCTCGGGACATGGCAGGTTCAACGCCTGGATTGGAAAACAAAGTTGATCGCGAAAGTTGAAGACCAGCTTGTAAAGGATCCGCTCCCGTTACCTCCGCGCATTGATCCAAGTGTTGTTTCAGAATTCGACTATCGGCGTGTCTATGCTACGGGTCGGCTGCGGCATGACCAGGAGATGTTGATTGGGCCGCGTATGCGTGAAGGACAAGACGGGTTTATCGTTGTCACGCCACTCGAAAGGGGGAAAGGGGAGAGTACCGTGTTGATTAACAGAGGATGGATTTCTAAAAAGATGATGGACCAGAaggacagagacagagaagcgCTTCCCACTGGAGAAGTGACGATTGAGGGCATGATACGGGAGccttggaagaagaacatgtTTACGCCAGAAAACCAGCCGGAGAAAGGGAAATTTTACTTTCCGGATGTTGAGCAGATGGCGGGACTGACTGGCAGTCAACCGGTATGGATTGAACAAACGATGG TCCAAGACCTGCTTGAATCAATGAACCGGGAGGCCAAGGGCATCCCTATAGGTCGCGCTGCCGAAGTGAACCTAAGAAACAATCACAGCCAGTACATCTTCACATG GTACGGGTTATCCCTAGCCACATCTATTATGCTGTGGATGATTGTGCGGAAGCGACCCACTAGTGAGGCTCATCGCCGTGTCCGTCAAAACATCAACTGGTAA
- a CDS encoding UBX domain protein (transcript_id=CADANIAT00005674), translating to MFFTGTLQEGITLAVQESKAVVCFVPDNGETSSTWQEEYFQGDEEFTRLLGSQSVLLRIAKDSQEAGFLASVCPISKYPTVVIIRNGMLREYIVPDISKEGFRNRVMAAIADSKPQSQTISSSVPQQSAQQAQELSSPAARAPQTVTTAPTPAVDTTRASITQGQSSQNVSTRSSGGRANDITYSSGSRMYSATVPRKQEREYDTPQSSNKAKETTEQKNDDMKGKAPIRTNKDEKSKNQKSAAASPAPHSTSVPVPPSQYRLQVRLFDGSSVRSTFSPLHTIRSDVRPWLDNQLEEKRPYNLKLIMTPLPNKTLTIAEEDQTLSELISGSTATFVMVPIKAYTEAYSDSGSLPVRAVSSAYGLVTSVVGGAVGYIGSFIGYSPNRASSSESAPPQSREFQASADATRRPRQWGANIRTLGDQRDGQNSQFYNGNQLNFEPRQGDDR from the exons ATGTTCTTTACCGGGACCTTACAAGAAGGAATTACTCTGGCAGTTCAAGAGTCAAAAGCCGTTGTTTGCTTTGTGCCAG ATAACGGCGAGACAAGCTCAACATGGCAGGAGGAATACTTTCAAGGCGACGAG GAGTTTACACGACTTCTTGGATCGCAATCTGTCCTATTACGCATCGCTAAAGACAGCCAAGAAGCTGGGTTTCTAGCCTCCGTCTGTCCCATCTCAAAGTATCCAACGGTCGTTATTATTAG GAATGGAATGCTGCGGGAGTATATAGTGCCGGACATCTCAAAAGAGGGCTTTCGCAATCGGGTTATGGCCGCTATAGCTGATAGCAAACCGCAGAGTCAGAcgatttcttcttcggtgCCTCAACAGTCCGCTCAGCAAGCTCAAGAATTGAGCTCCCCGGCCGCACGGGCGCCACAAACTGTTACCACAGCTCCCACGCCAGCAGTCGATACGACACGGGCCTCGATAACTCAGGGACAATCAAGTCAAAACGTATCCACGAGGAGCTCAGGCGGCAGGGCAAATGATATAACGTATTCTTCAGGGTCAAGAATGTACTCTGCAACAGTACCCCGAAAGCAAGAGAGGGAGTACGATACGCCGCAATCTTCTAACAAAGCTAAGGAGACGACCGAGCAAAAGAATGATGATATGAAAGGGAAGGCACCTATACGGACAAACAAGGACGAAAAATCAAAGAACCAAAAATCCGCTGCTGCGTCTCCAGCCCCTCACTCAACGTCAGTGCCAGTGCCTCCATCGCAATACCGTCTCCAGGTCCGGCTCTTTGATGGTAGTTCTGTCCGCTCAACGTTTTCACCCTTACATACCATCCGCAGTGACGTCCGTCCCTGGCTAGATAACCAATTGGAGGAAAAGCGACCCTATAACCTCAAACTCATCATGACGCCCTTGCCGAACAAAACACTTACAATCGCCGAAGAGGACCAGACCCTTAGTGAACTCATAAGCGGCTCCACGGCGACCTTTGTCATGGTGCCCATCAAAGCATATACAGAAGCATACTCGGACTCGGGATCCTTACCTGTCCGCGCAGTGTCTTCAGCATATGGGTTGGTTACGTCTGTGGTTGGAGGTGCGGTGGGATATATTGGGTCCTTCATTGGTTACTCCCCGAATAGAGCTTCATCATCAGAGTCCGCACCTCCTCAATCCAGGGAGTTCCAGGCTTCCGCGGATGCTACAAGACGGCCGCGGCAGTGGGGCGCAAATATTCGGACTCTTGGAGATCAACGAGATGGGCAGAATAGTCAGTTCTACAATGGGAACCAG CTTAATTTTGAACCACGACAAGGTGATGATCGATGA